GGTTGCAGGGTACTTGGCGTGAGGTCGCCGCCCACGCGCATGCCGTAGTCCCAGCCGGCGAAGAAGAAGTCCACGTTGGCGTCGAGCAGGGTTTCCACCGACGGGTATTTGCTCGCCAACTCCGGCAGGCCGTCGAGGATCTCGGCCATTTGCGGGGTGACTGACTTCCAGCCGGTCACGCCGCTGTAGCCGGCCATGCGCGGTTTGAGGCCCAGGGCGAGCATCATCTGGGTCATGTTGATGTCGTGGCTGACTGCGTGTTTCGGCGCTTCCTGGAAGGTCACGTTGCGGTTGCAGCTTTTGACGGTGACCGGGTAATGGGTCGCTTCGGCGAACGCGTGGGCAGTACCGAACAGCAACGCGAGAGATAGCAGGGAGCGCAGGATCATGGTTGGGTTATCCAGGTGATTCGGGGGTAGCCGGACAAAGGGTGGGTGTCGATCAGTGCTTCGACGCCAAACACCTCGCGTAGCAACTCGGCGGTCAGTACATCATGGGGCGTACCGCTGGCGACGATGCGTCCGTGGTTGATCACGTACAGGCGATCACAGAAGGCGGCGGCCAGGTTCAGGTCGTGGATGCTGGCCAGAGTGCCGATGTTGAGGCGCTTGACCAGCCTCAGCAGTTCAAGCTGATAGCGTGGGTCGAGGTGGTTGGTGGGCTCGTCGAGGATCAGCAGTTGCGGTTGCTGGGCCAGGGCGCGGGCGAGGATCACACGCTGTTTTTCACCGCCGGAGAGGGTGGCGAAGGCGTGGTCTTCGAAGCCTTGCATGCCGACGGACGCCAACGCATTTTGCACCAGTTGCCGGTCATGCAAGGTGTCTCCATCGAACACGCCCTTGTGCGGCGTGCGGCCCATGGCGACGACTTCATCGACCCGCAGCCCAAAGGCATCGGGAAACTCCTGTAGCACCACCGCGATGCGCTGCGCACACCATTTTGAACTCTGCTTCCACAGGTTCTGATGTTCCAGCCGCACATCACCCTGTTCCGGTTTGCTGAACCGGTAGGCGCAGCGCAACAGGCTGGTCTTGCCGCTGCCATTGGGGCCGATCAACCCGACGAACTCTCCCGCACCGACCTGCAGGCTCGCATCACGCAGGTGGAACCGGTGATGGCAGTGGCCGTGGTCCGACGGCGTCCAGGCCAGGTCGGTGAGGGTGAGTGAAGTCATCAGAAGCTGTAGTCCGCGGTCACGAAGAATGAGCGTGGCTCGCCGAGGATCCACTGTTGCCCGTCGTTGTACTGGCTGACGGCATAGGTGCGGTCGAACAGGTTATTCAGTTGCAGGCCCAGGGTGGTGTTGCGCATGGCTTGCCACGACACGCTGGCGTCGACCACGGTGTAGCTCGGCAGCTCGTTCTGGTTGGCCATGTCGGCATATCGGGCATCGACATAACGCACACCGGCACCGGCGCGGATGTCGTCGGTCACGGCTTTGCTCAGCCACAAGTTGGCGGTACGGCGTGGCACGTCCACCGGGCGGTTGCCGTCGCGCGAGACTTGCACGCCGTTGACGTCCTGGCTGAAGTCGTCGTACTGCGCATGCACGATGGCGGCGTTGGCTTGCAGGGCCCAGGCGTGAGGCAGTTGCAGGTCGAGGCTGGCTTCCAGGCCTCGGGAGGATTGCTGGCCGACTTGCTGCTGATGGTCCGGGTCACCCGGAATGTCGGTGAGTAGTTTCTTTTTGACGATGTGATAAGCCGCTAAGGTCCATTCGCCGCGTTGGTCCCAGAAGGCTTGCTTGATGCCGATCTCGGTCTGCTTGGCGGTGGACAGGTCGAACTGCTGCTGGCTCGGGCTCAGGGAGATCAGGCCACCGACGCCGTCGGTGCTGGTGGAATACTGGCCGTACACCGAGGTGTCGGGCGTGATCGCGTAGACCAGGCCGGCTTTCCAGTTATTGCCGGTGAGGGTTTTGTCGGACTGGCTGCCATCGCGCAGGCCCTCACGTTCGACGTGGGCGTAGTCGCGGCGAAGGCCGGTGATCAGCG
The genomic region above belongs to Pseudomonas azotoformans and contains:
- a CDS encoding ABC transporter ATP-binding protein, with product MTSLTLTDLAWTPSDHGHCHHRFHLRDASLQVGAGEFVGLIGPNGSGKTSLLRCAYRFSKPEQGDVRLEHQNLWKQSSKWCAQRIAVVLQEFPDAFGLRVDEVVAMGRTPHKGVFDGDTLHDRQLVQNALASVGMQGFEDHAFATLSGGEKQRVILARALAQQPQLLILDEPTNHLDPRYQLELLRLVKRLNIGTLASIHDLNLAAAFCDRLYVINHGRIVASGTPHDVLTAELLREVFGVEALIDTHPLSGYPRITWITQP